A window from Equus caballus isolate H_3958 breed thoroughbred chromosome 8, TB-T2T, whole genome shotgun sequence encodes these proteins:
- the ZNF24 gene encoding zinc finger protein 24: MSAQSGEEDSILIIPTPDEEEKILRVKLEEDPDGEEGSSIPWNHLPDPEVFRQRFRQFGYQDSPGPREAVSQLRELCRLWLRPETHTKEQILELVVLEQFVAILPKELQTWVREHHPENGEEAVTVLEDLESELDDPGQPVSLRRRKREVLVEEIVSQEEAQGLPSSELDAVENQLKWASWELHSLRHCDDDARTENGALAPKQEVPSAGESHEVPGTLNIGVPQIFKYGEACFPKGRFERKRNPSRKKQHICDECGKHFSQGSALILHQRIHSGEKPYGCVECGKAFSRSSILVQHQRVHTGEKPYKCLECGKAFSQNSGLINHQRIHTGEKPYECVQCGKSYSQSSNLFRHQRRHNAEKLLNVVKV, encoded by the exons ATGTCTGCACAGTCAGGGGAAGAGGATTCAATACTTATCATCCCAACTccagatgaagaggaaaaaattctGAGAGTGAAGTTGGAAGAGGATCCTGATGGTGAAGAGGGATCAAGTAtcccctggaaccacctgcctgacccggaAGTCTTCCGACAGCGATTCAGGCAGTTTGGATACCAGGATTCACCTGGGCCCCGCGAAGCTGTGAGCCAGCTTCGAGAACTTTGCCGTCTATGGCTCAGGccagagacacacacaaaagaacaaatctTGGAGCTGGTAGTGCTGGAGCAGTTTGTTGCCATCCTACCCAAGGAGCTACAGACTTGGGTTCGAGAGCATCATCCAGAGAATGGAGAGGAGGCAGTGACAGTGCTGGAGGATTTAGAGAGTGAACTAGATGACCCTGGACAGCCG gTTTCTCTCCGTCGACGAAAACGAGAAGTGCTAGTAGAGGAGATAGTATCTCAAGAAGAAGCTCAGGGATTACCAAGTTCTGAGCTTGATGCTGTGGAAAACCAGCTCAAGTGGGCATCCTGGGAGCTCCATTCCCTAAGGCACTGTG aTGATGATGCTAGGACTGAAAATGGAGCACTAGCTCCAAAGCAAGAGGTTCCTTCAGCAGGAGAATCTCATGAAGTTCCTGGCACTCTCAATATAGGTGTTcctcagatttttaaatatggaGAAGCCTGTTTCCCCAAGGGCAggtttgaaagaaagagaaatcccTCTCGAAAGAAACAACATATATGTGATGAATGTGGAAAACACTTCAGTCAGGGCTCGGCCCTCATTCTTCATCAAAGAATCCACAGTGGGGAGAAACCCTACGGATGTGTTGAATGTGGGAAAGCATTCAGCAGAAGTTCCATCCTTGTGCAACACCAGAGAGTCcatactggagaaaaaccttACAAATGTCTTGAATGTGGAAAGGCCTTTAGCCAGAATTCTGGGCTTATTAATCATCAGAGAATCCATACTGGGGAGAAACCTTACGAATGTGTTCAGTGTGGGAAATCCTATAGTCAAAGCTCAAATCTTTTTAGACATCAGCGAAGACACAATGCAGAAAAACTTCTGAATGTTGTAAAAgtttaa